The following are encoded together in the Salmonella enterica subsp. enterica serovar Choleraesuis genome:
- a CDS encoding dihydroxyacetone kinase, producing the protein MSQFFYNQRENLVNDAIEGAIIASPWDNLARLESSPAIRIVVRRELDKEKVAVISGGGAGHEPAHAGFVGKGMLSAAVCGDLFASPSVDAVLTAIQAVTGDAGCLLIVKNYTGDRLNFGLAAEKARRMGYRVEMVIVGDDISLPENKHPRGIAGTVLIHKVAGYFAESGADLDTVVREAHRAMERVFSIGVALSSCHLPGDPQDEARSHPGQAELGMGIHGEPGASVIDTQNSAEVIGLMAKKIAAALPTSGRLLLMLNNLGGVSVTEMAILTRELAHCTLAPRIDWLIGPAPLVSALDMKGFSLTAMVLDPQLEKALLADAETAGWLAPVRLRSQTIAPCAIRSARVDFTPSENPQLSRYVEMVTATLSNLEAKLNALDAKVGDGDTGTTFAAGAREIASLLHQHQLPLDQPDILCALIGERLTVVMGGSSGVLMSIFFTAAGQALHAGQPPIAALQAGLAQMKFYGGADLGDRTLIDALQPALEALAQHPGQLEAAYLAAQAGADATSRATKANAGRSSYLNSDSLAGNMDPGAYAVAMVFKALAAQFWG; encoded by the coding sequence ATGTCACAATTTTTTTATAACCAACGCGAAAATCTTGTTAATGACGCTATTGAAGGGGCCATTATCGCCAGCCCGTGGGACAACCTGGCCCGGCTGGAGAGCTCCCCCGCTATCCGCATCGTGGTACGCCGCGAGCTGGATAAAGAGAAAGTGGCGGTTATCTCCGGCGGTGGTGCCGGGCATGAACCGGCCCACGCAGGCTTTGTCGGCAAAGGGATGCTGAGCGCCGCCGTGTGCGGCGATCTGTTTGCCTCTCCCAGCGTGGATGCCGTGCTGACGGCAATTCAGGCGGTAACCGGCGACGCGGGCTGTCTGCTGATTGTCAAAAACTACACCGGGGACCGGCTGAACTTCGGCCTGGCGGCGGAAAAAGCCCGCCGTATGGGATATCGGGTTGAGATGGTCATTGTCGGCGACGATATCTCCCTGCCGGAAAATAAACATCCGCGCGGCATCGCCGGGACGGTGCTCATCCACAAAGTGGCTGGCTATTTCGCCGAAAGCGGTGCCGACCTCGATACCGTGGTGCGCGAAGCCCATCGGGCGATGGAGCGGGTCTTCAGCATCGGGGTGGCACTATCCAGCTGCCACCTGCCGGGCGATCCGCAAGACGAGGCGCGTAGCCATCCGGGCCAGGCAGAACTGGGAATGGGGATCCACGGCGAACCGGGAGCCAGCGTTATCGACACCCAAAATAGCGCCGAAGTGATCGGCCTGATGGCGAAAAAAATCGCCGCAGCATTACCCACCAGTGGCCGCCTGCTGCTGATGCTCAACAACCTGGGCGGTGTCTCGGTGACCGAAATGGCGATCCTGACCCGTGAGCTGGCCCATTGTACGCTGGCCCCACGTATCGACTGGCTGATTGGCCCCGCCCCGTTGGTTAGCGCGCTCGATATGAAGGGTTTTTCGCTCACCGCCATGGTACTGGATCCGCAACTGGAGAAAGCCCTGCTGGCCGATGCGGAGACCGCGGGCTGGCTGGCACCGGTGCGCCTGCGCAGCCAGACTATCGCCCCCTGCGCTATCCGCAGTGCCCGGGTCGATTTCACCCCATCAGAAAACCCGCAGCTCAGCCGCTATGTAGAAATGGTCACTGCAACGCTGTCGAATCTTGAGGCGAAGCTTAACGCCCTGGACGCAAAAGTCGGTGACGGCGATACCGGCACCACCTTCGCCGCCGGCGCCCGGGAGATTGCCAGTCTGCTGCACCAGCATCAGTTGCCGCTAGACCAGCCAGATATCTTATGCGCCCTGATAGGCGAACGACTGACGGTGGTGATGGGCGGCTCCAGCGGCGTATTGATGTCGATCTTCTTTACCGCCGCAGGCCAGGCGCTCCACGCCGGCCAGCCGCCAATCGCTGCTTTGCAGGCGGGGCTGGCTCAGATGAAATTTTACGGCGGTGCCGATCTGGGCGACCGAACGCTAATCGATGCACTGCAACCGGCGCTGGAAGCCCTGGCGCAACATCCAGGCCAGCTGGAGGCGGCGTACCTGGCGGCGCAGGCCGGTGCCGACGCCACCAGCCGGGCGACCAAAGCCAACGCCGGTCGCTCCTCTTACCTGAACAGCGATAGCCTGGCCGGGAATATGGATCCCGGCGCCTATGCGGTGGCAATGGTATTTAAGGCCCTGGCCGCTCAATTCTGGGGCTAA